Within Oncorhynchus masou masou isolate Uvic2021 chromosome 17, UVic_Omas_1.1, whole genome shotgun sequence, the genomic segment CTGGAGGACATTGACATGCCTACACAACTAGCAGTTTACAGACATACATGCACACTAACACTTTGAGGGGAGAGCAAGGGACTGATGGTTCCTACATTGCTGAGAAGCAGAGGGGGACACTTGAATTCCCCACTAAACTCAAGGTTAAGAAAATCACCTCGCTAAGATTAACATCTTGAGTAGGACGCGTGCATCAGAAATGTTCCATCAGTGAGAACTTGATCATGTGAAATTAAAATTTAAGTGACATGAAAGGTAATATGAACACAGCTCCAAATTCCTCCAGTGAGTAGTGGTTACTGACTGAATAAAATTAAGAGATGTGACCACTACACTGCATCAACCCTCCTTGGACTGACAAAGTAGTACAGTCCATAAGAAATGGACACCAATTGAAAAAGGGAGTGAAAAAATTAAATGGGTAGAGCAAATGAAGTGAGAGACAATGCTATACATATATAAGTGGACATACTGATGATTTGTTTGGAGGGGTTGAATGCTGATATTGTTGATGGACCGAGGGGCGGGATTAACAGACcaagataaataaaaaaatgagcCTTAATCTTCATCAGACTCATCATCATCCTCGCTGATGTGGTATCCCCGTGCTGCGCtgtggtgggatggaggggaAGGTGAGGCCTTGTTTAAGAAGGGCGAGGGGGAACGCTCGCGGGTGGGGCTGCTGCTGGGGCTCTGTCTGGGGCTGATGGCCTGCAGCATGCGCCCTCTGCCCTCCTTCAACATGTgcttctagagagagagagagaggcagcatcTCAGTCTAGATTCCAAGTTAATGTGTTGTTCTTAGGCTATAAAACAAATCCACGTTGATCTACAGCACGACATCTTCCATTGAACGCTTCACTATATTATTCCCCAGAGCAGTAAATTAGGATTGCCACAAAAGACACCATTCTAGTCTACattaaaatacacacacaaaacaaaagagatctcaccAGTGCTCCCTCAGGGCCGAACATCTGCAGAAAGTTGCCAATGAACTCCCGGGACTTCTCCTCCCACTTCTGGATGAGGTCAATGCTCTTGTTCTCCACCTTCTGCACAAACTCTTTACTCTTCTCCTCCACATCTTTCACCTTCCTCTTCACCTTGTCCACACGTTCCTGCAGGTGGTACTTCTTCTCCTGAAAGACAGGGACACGGTGTCATACCAGTGCAGTGTCATAACGCCAGACCTTGGCAAGTGAGGCTGCACTAAACTAGTAAACAAATCATGTTTCCGAGCATCTTTTATTCAAATACAACTAGTACTACAACTAATTCTGATTCCACTGTCTTCCAAGACAAATATActtttctcccctttttctccccaattttatgGTATCCAGTTGTCCCATCgatgcaactcccctacggactcgggagaggcgaaggtcgtgagccatgtgtcctccgaaacacgaccctgacaagacacactgctcgcttaacccggaaaccagccgcaCAAATGTGTTGAAGGAAACACTGTCCAGCTGACGATTGAAGTAAGCCCGCTacaaggagtcgctagtgtgcgattggacaaggaaatcccggccggtaaaaccctcccctaacctggacgatgctgggccaattgtgcgctgcctcatgggtctcccggtcatggGCTGGCTTTAACACAGCCTGGCATTGAACCGCGCCTTAAGCACTGCGATGCAATTACAAATAGACCAATAGCTACCTCTCACAACTACTGCTCCTTATCACTCATCAAAAGTCATCAACCAaataccatcattactactaataataatgatAGTAACATGAAGTGTTACATTGATGAAGCTGACGTTGAGCTCCTTGGCCGTGTAGCCGCGTTGCAGGTTGCGTCTCACGTACACGTCATAGTCGCGGACGATGCGCGTGATGATGTCCGAAGTGGAGATTCCCTCGGTCCGCTGGGTCGGCGCAAACATGCCTGTAGGGACAAAGGGCCAAAAGGTGAGAGATGTCATCGTGACACACGGTCCCAGGACATTCATAATGGACATTCCTGCTGGTTGTTATGGTACCCACCCGCCTCCTTGATGTGCTTGTAAACGTCGTCCTGGCCTGCTGATGTATATGGGATGTCGTCATGAGCAACAAAGTCGATCTGGTGGGGTGAGAGGGGTGAACGAGAGAAGGAATACATTATACACCGCACAGACAAAATACACTGAACGCACAACATTGCgttccaccccccccccatccttcctctctctcactctgtgctTGGAGAGGAACTCGGGCGTAAGCGTCCAGGGCGCGTTCCTGACGACCTCGTCCACGTAGCGACAGTGGCTGACTGCATCGTAGCGCTCGTCCTCGTTCATCACCGTGAACCCCTTGAACTTGTGTGTCAGGTCGTCACTACACACTGAGACGAGAGGAAAAGAAGCATGGCGGTTCAGGGGAAGTGAGTAAACTTGAATTAGTTCTAGCACTTTACATAGAGGGTGCTTGGCGTTATGCCTCCGAAAAACGATTTCCTCTGAAGAACCAAATAAATGGACAGACAGTAAACCAGCAAGAGGGCACTCAAGGCATGTTGAGCGAGGAAAGGTTGACACAACCAGAGTGAGACACTCACCGCCCACAATGAGGTGTGTGTTCGGAAAGAGGCCCTTGGCCTGCATGAGGGCCCGGGCATGGCCTGAGTGGAACACATCAAAGATGCCATCTGCATACACCCGAACTGGCCTATCAactgtgggagagagggacatgATGGTGATGACAGCCAATCACAGGTCACGTCATTAACAGGTCACGTCAATAGAGAAACATTCCTTATATTTTCAGAACTGTTAATGTCTTTTGAATGGTACTGCTTGCTACAGTTTGAGAGTGATTGAGATGTGTTtctgagtgtagtgtgtgttgatgtgtgtgcgACTCACATGGAGTTCCCCTCTTGGCCTCGTCCATACTGACTCGCAGGTATGGAGTGTCCTCAGCCGACTCCAGCTCATCAGCATAGGGGGCGGGATCTTTTAAACCCTAGTGTACGAATACACATTATTACCATGACAACCATGAGAAGGGTGTCCTTCATAAGAATCATGACTCATTATCTTATCTTAACCAACACACATCAACTCCCTGTCAATGAAGTCTGCTCACACACATAAAGCCTCTTCCTCACTCACCACGGTGGATCTTGGGACTTTCCCTGGCCGTTCTACCTCCTCGGTCTCTCCATTagacccatctctcctcctcttcctggaCAGGCTGGACCGGCTTGAGCTGTGGGCCTCCATCCCGGGGCTgaaatgttacacacacacactaacagctaTCATCTTGCTTAAAGAGAAAAAGCAATAAGATGCACTATTCCAAAAAAGAGAATTTGCTGTCTGCATGGACAAAAACAACATTCACCTGTAGCGGGATGTGCAAACAAGGAGTCTTATTGCAGCTACTGAAGGTTATACCTTTGTAAGAAATAAgcctgtcaaaataaaggaaaccccaACATAAAAATGTCTTAATAGGGCTTTGAGCCACCAGatcagcttcaatgcaccttggcatagattctacaagtgtcaggaactctattggagggatgtgacaccattcttccatgagacaTTCCATCAgctgttttgttgatggtggtggaaaacgctgtctcaggtgccgctccagaatctcccataagtgtttgattgttttttttttttttatatatggtgactgagacacacacactttaaccccCCTGTTTCAAAGTCACAGATCTTttttcttctagccatggtagtcaaaataatgggcaactgggcatttatATACATGACCCTCAGCATGATGGGATGTTTCTTGTTTAATTAACTcaagaaccacacctgtgtggtaGCACCTGCTcccaatatactttgtatccctcactaactcaagtgtttcctttattttggcagttacctgtctGTCATAGATCAGTCTCTCCCCAATGAGTCTACATTGAATGCAATTCACACCAATTCCATTATCCACCACAAGGCGGCGTCCATCCACTGGGCACTACAAGTAGGTAGAAAGGTCGAATGGTGCGTTTCTGCGTCTGCCGGCAGGGTCGAATGGTGCGGTTACATAATAACCCAGGCATGTTCTCGGTGAACACGTTCACTGGCCTTTCAATCACCCACACATTGAAGTCGACACTAATACCGTACAGGTTTCATGCGCGGACTGATGTTGAAAtaataaatatgcacatttttcAGGAAATAATTTAAGACATGTATTTTTTGCCTCGTCTAATTCCGGACATGCCTTTGCACTAACAAAATCAGTGaacggtaaaaaaaaaaaaaaactcactaCACCTTTTAGGGTAGTCGAGTGTTAAAGTCCGTTTGACGGCTAATATTCCTTAGTCAAAAAGTACTACTGGATTAGTACTGGATCATGGGGGGGGGGCCTTTCTTGGACTGTTTCAGAGATTGTCATGTCTGACATTGGTTGCAATAAGGAGAAGACCAAGGACGATGCATGCGAATAAAGTGATAGGCTTCTTGAAATGTAAACTGTTGCCAAACTGAAACAGTTAAAACACAACGTTCCCATAACTATTTACCCGGGTGTATGTTCCATATGGGACCTGTTAGCGATTTTAGACTACAAAATATATTCCATTCCAGTCTACATCATCTAGCAACgtgactgtgtgggcttgtattaCTATCTTCATGGGTACCGAAAATCCCCAAAAGGATAGAAAAACAAGGAAAAGTCTCCCTCATTGGGACAGTTCCCACTTCCCCAcgaggacaaaggctattttatgcttaggggttaggtttagggttacaattacgGTTAGGGGATAGTGATACGAGTTCGGTGTTATTGAAAATATGATTTTtaatttaaatcaattttaggtcCACACACGGATAGTAAAACGTATGGTGGGTGTATGTATCACCGACGTTGTCACTCACGGGCTTCCTGTGTCGAGTAAAGGCGTCCGCATGCTTACTATCCAAAACAGttcagtttgtgcatatattatgatgacACTTTGTGACGTTATGGTCTTCGGCAAGGTTTTTTTTTCCGGTTGTTCATGCACACAAAATATTTTCTCGAGACGAACCTTCGACCTTCACTTGAAAGTACCTATACTTGAATAACGAGAAAGCAGCAGCTATATTACTATTTACCCAACTTGAGTCACTGTGTAGCCActctcaaaatagtcagaatgaatctaag encodes:
- the pcyt1aa gene encoding choline-phosphate cytidylyltransferase A encodes the protein MEAHSSSRSSLSRKRRRDGSNGETEEVERPGKVPRSTVGLKDPAPYADELESAEDTPYLRVSMDEAKRGTPFDRPVRVYADGIFDVFHSGHARALMQAKGLFPNTHLIVGVCSDDLTHKFKGFTVMNEDERYDAVSHCRYVDEVVRNAPWTLTPEFLSKHRIDFVAHDDIPYTSAGQDDVYKHIKEAGMFAPTQRTEGISTSDIITRIVRDYDVYVRRNLQRGYTAKELNVSFINEKKYHLQERVDKVKRKVKDVEEKSKEFVQKVENKSIDLIQKWEEKSREFIGNFLQMFGPEGALKHMLKEGRGRMLQAISPRQSPSSSPTRERSPSPFLNKASPSPPSHHSAARGYHISEDDDESDED